One genomic region from Sciurus carolinensis chromosome 2, mSciCar1.2, whole genome shotgun sequence encodes:
- the LOC124977688 gene encoding protein kish-B-like, with protein MTNMYSLDGIQVFGLLFVCTCAYFKKVPRLKTWLLSEKKGVWGVFYKAAVIGTRLHAAVAIACIVMAFYILFIK; from the coding sequence ATGACTAACATGTACTCCTTGGATGGGATTCAGGTATTTGGTTTGCTCTTTGTTTGCACCTGTGCCTACTTCAAGAAAGTACCTCGTCTCAAAACCTGGCTGCTATCAGAGAAGAAGGGAGTTTGGGGTGTGTTTTACAAAGCTGCTGTGATTGGAACCAGGCTGCATGCTGCTGTGGCAATCGCCTGCATTGTAATGGCCTTTTACAtcttgtttataaaatga
- the Gdpgp1 gene encoding GDP-D-glucose phosphorylase 1, with product MALLHDSNETSYLLPPNNADWEEKGIPDFVYEQKELIVEGIQWPRNAPSTLDTLSLSRFDSALCSAWRQRVELGLFRYRLGELQTQTLPGAVGFVAQLNVERGVQRRRPQNIKSVRQAFDPEQFNFNKIQPGEVLFRLHRKPNDCSAAQQEDILVMINVSPLEWGHVLLVPEPTQGLPQRLLPGVLRAGLETVLLSSHPGFRVGFNSLGGLASVNHLHLHGYYLAHRLPVEGAPSEPLDPGGHLYLLQALPAPGFLFYASRPGPDLETLISRVCRATDYLTDHEIAHNLFVTRGAPPGKASPSSTLTGVRVILWARKSCFGIKEGEAFNVALCELAGHLPVKTSQDFSSLTEEAALALIQDCLLPPAQADEVQEALVALMAQEEV from the coding sequence ATGGCTCTTCTGCATGATTCAAACGAAACGTCTTATTTGCTACCTCCAAACAATGCGGACTGGGAGGAGAAAGGCATCCCTGACTTTGTCTATGAACAGAAGGAACTTATAGTGGAAGGCATTCAGTGGCCAAGGAATGCACCCAGCACCCTGGACACACTGTCACTGTCACGCTTTGACTCTGCCCTCTGCTCTGCCTGGAGGCAGCGGGTGGAGCTAGGACTCTTTCGCTATCGCCTAGGGGAGTTGCAAACTCAAACCCTTCCTGGTGCTGTGGGTTTTGTGGCTCAGCTAAATGTGGAACGAGGTGTACAGAGGAGGCGTCCCCAGAACATCAAGAGTGTGAGGCAGGCATTTGACCCTGAACAGTTTAACTTCAATAAGATCCAGCCAGGAGAAGTTCTCTTCCGTCTCCATCGGAAGCCCAATGACTGTAGTGCTGCCCAGCAAGAGGACATCCTGGTGATGATCAATGTCAGTCCCCTGGAGTGGGGCCATGTGCTGCTGGTTCCTGAGCCTACCCAGGGACTACCCCAGCGCCTGCTACCTGGTGTGCTACGGGCAGGGCTTGAGACTGTGTTGCTGAGCTCTCACCCAGGCTTCCGGGTGGGCTTCAACAGCCTGGGGGGCTTGGCCTCAGTGAACCATCTCCACCTTCATGGCTATTACCTGGCCCACAGATTGCCTGTGGAGGGGGCACCAAGTGAGCCTCTGGACCCAGGTGGCCATTTGTATCTGCTTCAGGCCCTCCCAGCTCCTGGTTTCCTCTTTTATGCTAGTAGGCCAGGGCCTGACTTAGAAACCTTGATTAGCAGGGTATGTCGGGCCACTGACTATCTCACTGACCATGAAATAGCACATAATTTGTTTGTGACCCGGGGAGCTCCACCTGGAAAGGCATCACCATCCTCAACCCTCACAGGGGTCCGAGTAATTCTGTGGGCCCGAAAGTCCTGCTTTGGAATAAAGGAAGGTGAGGCTTTCAATGTTGCCCTCTGTGAACTGGCTGGCCACCTCCCTGTCAAAACATCCCAggacttcagtagcctgacggAGGAGGCTGCCTTGGCCCTCATTCAGGACTGTCTGCTGCCCCCAGCTCAGGCAGATGAGGTACAGGAAGCACTGGTAGCCCTGATGGCCCAGGAAGAAGTGTAA